A single window of Natronogracilivirga saccharolytica DNA harbors:
- a CDS encoding YdcF family protein, which translates to MKIIETGGSISHPNRTMLESLARFILQLILPSSQLLILLVIIAVLILVGWHRRAWQAVTVWIVLFLVYATPFLSGIMIDRLQHTWPVLTTERMYELGLLHTGPDESGMQNSVQSGDLRAGPAGSVEDAVDADLPPDSLPDTVQADTVHIIILASSHTPDERLEPTQMLSDASVQRLVEGLRVYRQIPGARLITSGHYAYGEYSQAEATRDALISLGVDPGHIFIQPEAGSTCEEARAFVREHGDGARIIISTSAMHMRRAMMIFEQQGARPVAAPAAFIRKQKPEDPVRPSKWLPSFSNISELESAINEHIGYIWNRRQCR; encoded by the coding sequence TTGAAAATCATTGAGACCGGTGGCTCAATCAGCCATCCCAACCGCACCATGCTGGAATCCTTAGCGCGATTTATCCTGCAACTGATCCTGCCATCCTCGCAGCTGCTGATCCTGCTGGTGATCATAGCCGTACTGATACTGGTTGGATGGCATCGCAGGGCCTGGCAGGCCGTCACCGTATGGATCGTACTTTTTCTGGTCTATGCCACTCCGTTTTTATCCGGCATCATGATCGACCGGCTGCAGCACACCTGGCCGGTGCTGACAACCGAACGGATGTACGAGCTCGGCTTGCTACACACCGGGCCGGATGAGTCTGGCATGCAAAATTCAGTTCAATCCGGCGATTTGCGGGCCGGTCCCGCGGGATCCGTGGAAGACGCGGTAGATGCGGATCTGCCCCCGGATTCACTCCCCGATACCGTGCAGGCGGACACGGTGCACATCATCATTCTCGCATCCAGCCACACGCCCGACGAGCGACTGGAGCCAACCCAGATGCTTTCGGATGCCTCCGTGCAGCGGCTGGTCGAGGGACTTCGTGTGTACCGGCAGATTCCCGGAGCGCGCCTGATCACATCCGGCCATTACGCATACGGTGAATATTCGCAGGCCGAGGCAACGCGCGATGCGCTGATATCACTGGGCGTGGACCCCGGTCACATCTTCATCCAGCCGGAAGCGGGATCCACCTGCGAAGAAGCACGTGCCTTCGTACGCGAGCACGGCGACGGCGCGCGCATCATCATCTCCACATCAGCCATGCACATGCGCCGCGCCATGATGATCTTCGAACAGCAGGGTGCCCGTCCCGTTGCGGCACCCGCGGCATTCATCCGCAAGCAGAAGCCGGAGGATCCTGTCCGCCCGTCGAAATGGCTGCCCTCATTCAGTAACATCAGCGAGCTGGAGAGCGCAATCAATGAGCATATCGGATACATCTGGAACCGCCGGCAGTGCAGGTGA
- a CDS encoding HI0074 family nucleotidyltransferase substrate-binding subunit: MNPQQHPRWKDRFKNYQKALAQLEEFLELQDMNKYEEQGFVKAFEYTYELGWKTLQDFLIDQGYLQIAGPKQVIEQAYRDNYIDGEAWIRMHQARNIAAHVYDEHMIRDIVQKIRKEYQATLKQLRETLADYDT, from the coding sequence ATGAATCCGCAGCAACATCCACGTTGGAAAGACCGGTTTAAAAACTATCAAAAAGCTCTGGCTCAGCTTGAGGAGTTTCTTGAATTGCAGGATATGAACAAGTATGAAGAGCAGGGGTTTGTGAAGGCATTTGAGTATACCTATGAGCTGGGCTGGAAAACATTGCAGGACTTTCTCATCGATCAGGGATATCTGCAGATTGCCGGACCCAAACAAGTTATTGAGCAAGCCTATCGTGACAATTACATCGACGGAGAAGCCTGGATCCGGATGCATCAGGCCAGAAATATTGCGGCTCATGTCTACGATGAGCATATGATCAGAGATATTGTCCAAAAAATCCGCAAGGAGTATCAGGCAACGTTGAAACAACTTCGTGAAACGCTGGCGGACTATGATACATGA
- a CDS encoding PQQ-binding-like beta-propeller repeat protein, with product MPAFDFEETWHLTEDYPALQWQDDVEPLTLPPRKVTLAAPDSAGTGLTRVPQLTWNPDDRAETYRIQLSDGPDFETLHLDETTSATEWTVSDSLDFEATWHWRVRAVNESAEGEWSDSWSFTTVVEPGMVALEDPANSAGHVNARPAFSWAGADGADYYDFQLSADSSFSTLEAELTDLAETSVRLADTLNPLSSYYWRVRSGNIGGKSDWSEPWSFTTIDLPDEPVLVSPADSSLQLDPPVSFEWSAADRAEAYRIRIYANESEPENLVVDSLLSDTTFAYSNLSHTNIYLWEVAGQNSAGEGPSSQSSLFTIRVQTPLLTSPEPDQQNVPRYPQLVWEPVEEATTYLVQLSQDSLFEETIVQYDVSENNTVEPGPLKWRSTYYWRAYAVAGEDTSHASPASSFTVGGPVFTFEPEQLGFGTVRTGNSAERSISIENSGTDSLFLADIALPDERLQIMLPDSIDPDTQPEGHHNGLPAGESLEAVVTLDGSSPGHIDGYMVFSDGLGTRDSLRITGFVGIGELAFDTDTLSFASTRVGEMTREAVTLTNTGNDTLSVQSVTVSDGTYGSSLRSFTLAPDEAIVDSITFAPTMDPASTGHVIYRGADDHRDTLHIKSNTVPVIDHPEDRSLTTGRRELTTEVPLSAGESLDPDGSQLSYQWQLLLGSNDGGDPELLSGEPDFTFDAPVGTNQVRLTVTDAAGASDSADFRVDVRTFVREMDEAVEAGITAYGDSADYNLFIADVSYTPGDGSRIFEVDGQLQNRFNLTVPQAIRTAASVSADSSVFITNGPNLNGFDNRGVELWSTKGLGGAATVTPTIDTRNRTIYVGVTNNNLFAYDYQTGENRWTYRVDAPISASAVITRDQKLIFPTEAGTLYGFDLEAIGDADDAGPAWERNFEDGVVHAPAIDSEDNIIVGTQEGNLMKISFGSAGNMALLWDESVCERVTTSPVIDGAGDIYFGCDDGQLYKVDGQNGSVAWSYPSGGTIAATPAISDYGRIYFGNDEGLLTALTLDGEKAWAFHGDGGIQADVLHISGTTYIGTMDGFVYGFYDEGGRGGQVAAKASATSGRNKSGDTAEAGGNAAARDTSDAGDTTAAGDISEARDSSAAGDKSESGDTAEVAVQASAPQWGTYMGNNRRTGWASDQDDPTATEAESDRRDIPSEFKLSQNYPNPFNPVTQIEYELPSEAHVRLEVYNMLGQRVQVLVDEQQSPGAHTAEFDGTALASGVYLYRIVADGFVKTRKMTMVK from the coding sequence ATGCCAGCCTTCGATTTCGAAGAAACATGGCATCTCACCGAAGATTACCCAGCCCTTCAATGGCAGGATGATGTGGAGCCGCTGACGCTGCCACCCCGCAAGGTGACGTTGGCTGCACCCGACAGCGCCGGCACCGGGCTGACCCGCGTCCCGCAACTCACCTGGAACCCCGACGATCGTGCCGAAACCTATCGCATCCAACTCTCTGATGGTCCAGATTTTGAAACGCTTCATCTGGATGAGACGACCAGCGCGACCGAATGGACGGTTTCTGACTCTCTGGATTTTGAGGCCACATGGCACTGGCGCGTCCGGGCCGTCAACGAAAGCGCCGAGGGTGAGTGGAGCGACTCCTGGTCGTTCACCACGGTGGTAGAGCCGGGCATGGTCGCCCTGGAAGACCCGGCCAACAGCGCCGGACATGTCAACGCACGACCCGCTTTTTCATGGGCCGGGGCGGATGGTGCGGATTACTACGATTTTCAACTGTCTGCGGATTCATCCTTCAGCACTTTGGAAGCAGAGCTGACCGACCTTGCGGAAACATCGGTCCGGTTGGCCGACACACTCAATCCTTTGTCATCCTATTACTGGCGGGTCAGGAGCGGCAATATTGGAGGCAAGAGCGATTGGAGCGAGCCCTGGTCGTTCACAACCATTGATCTTCCGGATGAGCCGGTTCTGGTTTCACCGGCCGACAGCAGCCTTCAGCTCGATCCGCCGGTCAGCTTTGAATGGAGCGCAGCCGACCGCGCCGAAGCCTACCGCATCAGGATCTACGCTAATGAAAGTGAACCCGAAAACCTTGTGGTCGACTCGCTTCTATCTGACACCACATTTGCATACAGCAATCTGTCCCACACCAACATATATCTTTGGGAAGTGGCCGGACAAAACAGCGCAGGCGAAGGACCATCCTCCCAATCATCGCTGTTCACGATACGTGTGCAGACTCCCTTGCTGACCTCCCCGGAACCGGACCAGCAGAATGTGCCCCGGTATCCGCAGCTGGTCTGGGAGCCTGTCGAAGAGGCAACCACTTATCTTGTCCAATTGTCGCAGGATTCACTTTTTGAGGAAACCATTGTACAGTATGATGTTTCCGAAAACAACACTGTAGAGCCCGGGCCGCTTAAGTGGCGTTCGACTTATTACTGGCGGGCATACGCCGTAGCCGGAGAAGACACCAGTCATGCCAGTCCGGCTTCTTCGTTCACCGTTGGAGGGCCTGTCTTTACGTTTGAGCCGGAGCAGCTCGGGTTTGGAACGGTTCGGACCGGCAACAGCGCAGAACGCAGCATCAGTATCGAAAATTCGGGTACAGACAGCCTGTTCCTTGCTGATATTGCATTGCCCGATGAACGCTTGCAGATTATGCTGCCGGACTCCATCGATCCAGATACTCAACCCGAAGGACACCACAATGGTTTGCCGGCCGGGGAGTCGTTGGAAGCCGTTGTAACGCTGGATGGCTCTTCACCGGGTCATATTGATGGTTATATGGTATTCAGCGACGGACTCGGAACGCGCGACTCACTCCGCATAACAGGGTTCGTGGGAATAGGCGAACTCGCCTTTGATACCGACACCCTTTCCTTTGCATCCACCCGGGTAGGTGAGATGACCCGCGAGGCGGTGACCCTGACTAATACGGGAAATGACACCCTGTCGGTGCAATCGGTTACGGTCAGCGACGGCACCTATGGATCAAGCCTGCGCAGCTTTACACTGGCACCGGACGAGGCCATTGTCGACTCCATCACATTTGCACCGACTATGGATCCGGCTTCGACCGGCCATGTTATTTACCGCGGTGCTGACGACCATCGCGATACGCTGCATATCAAAAGTAACACGGTTCCGGTAATCGACCATCCCGAAGACCGCAGTCTGACCACCGGCCGGCGGGAGCTGACCACGGAAGTGCCGTTATCGGCAGGCGAGAGTCTGGATCCCGATGGCAGTCAACTGTCCTATCAATGGCAGCTGCTCCTTGGCAGTAACGATGGCGGTGACCCCGAACTTCTTTCCGGAGAACCGGATTTCACCTTCGATGCACCGGTTGGCACCAATCAGGTCCGTCTCACGGTTACCGATGCCGCAGGAGCCTCGGATTCTGCCGACTTCCGGGTAGATGTGCGCACATTTGTCCGTGAAATGGATGAGGCCGTGGAGGCCGGCATCACCGCATACGGAGATTCGGCCGATTATAACCTGTTTATTGCCGATGTGAGTTACACGCCGGGGGATGGTTCGCGTATTTTCGAGGTGGACGGACAGCTGCAAAACCGGTTTAATCTGACCGTGCCCCAGGCCATCCGGACCGCAGCGTCAGTATCGGCCGACAGTTCGGTATTCATCACCAACGGCCCCAATCTGAACGGATTTGACAACCGCGGAGTGGAATTGTGGTCGACCAAAGGATTGGGAGGAGCGGCCACCGTTACCCCGACCATCGATACCCGCAACCGTACCATCTACGTGGGAGTGACCAATAACAACCTGTTTGCCTACGATTATCAGACCGGTGAAAACAGATGGACCTATCGTGTGGATGCACCCATCAGTGCTTCGGCGGTCATTACACGGGATCAGAAGCTAATTTTCCCCACCGAAGCCGGCACGCTATACGGATTTGATCTGGAAGCGATTGGCGACGCCGACGATGCCGGGCCTGCCTGGGAACGGAACTTCGAGGATGGTGTGGTGCATGCTCCGGCCATTGATAGCGAAGACAACATTATCGTAGGCACACAGGAAGGCAATCTGATGAAAATCTCGTTTGGTTCGGCCGGAAACATGGCACTGCTTTGGGATGAATCCGTTTGTGAGCGTGTGACCACATCACCGGTGATCGACGGTGCCGGAGATATCTACTTCGGCTGCGACGACGGCCAACTCTATAAAGTTGACGGACAGAACGGCAGCGTGGCATGGAGTTATCCATCAGGCGGCACCATAGCGGCTACCCCGGCCATCTCCGATTACGGCAGGATCTATTTCGGCAATGATGAGGGTCTGCTGACGGCGCTAACTCTGGATGGGGAGAAAGCCTGGGCATTTCATGGCGATGGCGGCATTCAGGCCGATGTGCTTCACATATCGGGCACTACCTATATAGGAACCATGGACGGTTTTGTGTACGGTTTTTATGATGAGGGAGGCCGTGGCGGGCAGGTTGCGGCGAAGGCGTCGGCAACATCCGGCAGGAACAAGTCCGGAGATACGGCTGAAGCGGGAGGTAATGCAGCAGCGCGGGATACTTCAGATGCAGGTGACACTACTGCAGCAGGTGACATTTCAGAAGCGCGAGACTCTTCAGCAGCAGGTGATAAATCGGAATCCGGTGACACTGCTGAAGTTGCAGTGCAGGCATCCGCACCGCAGTGGGGCACCTATATGGGCAACAATCGTCGGACCGGGTGGGCGTCGGATCAGGATGATCCCACCGCCACCGAAGCTGAAAGTGATCGCCGGGATATACCCTCCGAATTCAAGTTGTCACAAAACTATCCCAACCCGTTCAATCCGGTTACGCAGATAGAATACGAGCTGCCCTCGGAGGCCCATGTGCGTTTGGAAGTATACAACATGCTCGGCCAGCGGGTTCAGGTGCTGGTTGACGAACAGCAGAGTCCGGGAGCGCATACCGCTGAATTTGACGGTACCGCTTTGGCATCCGGCGTGTATCTTTACCGGATCGTCGCCGACGGATTTGTCAAGACCCGTAAAATGACGATGGTGAAATAA
- a CDS encoding nucleotidyltransferase domain-containing protein: protein MIHEEFGLKEDHIECIRSVLDKHPRVEQAILFGSRAGNRHQPGSDIDLALVGEQLTLDDLLIIRHDLESLWLPVKCDVLDLKTVRDQDLAERIRKEGKRIY from the coding sequence ATGATACATGAGGAATTCGGCCTGAAAGAAGACCATATAGAATGTATTCGATCCGTGCTTGACAAGCATCCCCGCGTTGAGCAGGCCATTCTTTTCGGCTCCAGGGCCGGCAACCGGCATCAGCCGGGCTCGGATATTGACCTTGCGCTGGTCGGCGAACAGCTGACCCTGGATGATCTTCTGATTATTCGCCACGATCTTGAATCCCTCTGGCTTCCGGTAAAATGCGACGTACTGGATTTGAAAACCGTGCGCGATCAGGACCTGGCAGAACGCATCCGCAAGGAGGGCAAGCGGATTTACTGA
- a CDS encoding CotH kinase family protein translates to MNHSASTAFIPATLHPAPVIKTAFFLLLPLLFLFSPAGAQQLHLNEVMSANATVIADEDGDFENWVEIYNRGDEPVSLEGYGLSDDRFRPFRWTFPDVTIPPGDFLLVWASGKDRANPTGELHTSFGISADGDEVVLTDPDTNRVDHLPHTVIPGNTSIGRQPDGIGGWVFFADPTPGSANITEGLSGKLDPPQFSQPGGFHSGPVDLEIFHSDPRAAIHYTLDGSRPTRESPRYEEPIRLTDRSDQPDVFSTIRTTPITQGARRWMEPAGPVRKANVVRAKAFRDGSLPTGRTQTYFVFSEGADAYDLPVVSLATDSTHLFDYDEGIYVPGAQYVDGDYGTGNYVERGIEWEHPASFELYEKDGSPGLEQDIGIRIHGGYTRRFPQKSLRLYARAGYNESRFNYRMFREMDDDSFNRFILRASGNDFGFTMFMDAAAQSLIRHFNVDTQAYRPVIVFINGEYWGIHNVRERYDRRYLERVYGADPDNIDLLTGRQTVKEGDHIHYSNMFDYIDREDLSDPARFDSVKTMMDIDNFLDYYSAKIYYGNNDWPHNNIDFWRAREPYNPGAPKGLDGRWRWLLFDVDRSLGYSTHYTFDMIEWVTAEKSPAIDQEWPNVLLRNLLENEDFHIRFINRLSDHLNTAFSEDRVPEVVDSLRAPLASVIDEHILRWQNHESRHRWDGLVEDMREYGRRRPAFMRQHMSDHFDIGSEAELTVDVSDDSRGFVRVNTTDIRGGGSAGTPGVPDDPYPWTGIYFSKVPVTLTAVAYDGYEFSRWSCDGGLPDGVNPDEEKISVFADPEISCTAHFTRAEVREEKELVYYWLFTDDLPNNTPLKVLEPAYVDDNAAENASENKPAIRYQPAIDPYPPEPGVTAGILDRVNDPSPVNLDSTVMDELGYSGEDLRGIRARNPSLVDDRESALILELPTTGIHRPVLTFAAMRTGSGQEQIKIEYNTAPGDTGWTSEGLDPSVFTMYETWKKVTIPFGEIDPDGSGSGHAEEHFDHSGGPADTAGSNSGFADDNPGFRVRILFRGDEDVRRGVSGNVRFNNFSLHESVQQTGPGNGNGDDDDNGADVPDEFALLGNYPNPFNESTTIEYAVPEQADVTLELYDIMGRRVATLAEGQHEPGRHQVTLDASGLSSGVYVCRLAGGGHQDTIAITLVK, encoded by the coding sequence ATGAATCATTCCGCTTCTACTGCCTTTATTCCCGCAACCCTGCATCCCGCACCGGTTATCAAAACCGCATTTTTCCTGCTCCTGCCTCTGCTTTTCCTGTTTTCCCCGGCCGGCGCACAGCAGCTCCACCTTAACGAAGTCATGAGCGCCAATGCCACCGTCATCGCCGATGAGGACGGGGATTTTGAAAACTGGGTGGAGATCTACAACCGCGGCGACGAGCCGGTCAGCCTCGAAGGCTACGGACTTTCCGACGACCGGTTCCGGCCGTTTCGCTGGACGTTCCCCGACGTCACCATCCCCCCGGGTGACTTTCTGCTGGTCTGGGCTTCCGGAAAGGATCGCGCCAATCCCACCGGCGAGCTTCACACCAGTTTCGGCATATCGGCCGACGGCGATGAGGTCGTACTGACCGATCCCGATACCAACCGCGTGGATCACCTTCCTCATACGGTCATTCCCGGCAATACCTCCATCGGCCGGCAGCCGGATGGCATCGGCGGCTGGGTGTTTTTCGCCGATCCGACCCCGGGCAGCGCTAATATCACCGAGGGGCTGTCCGGCAAACTCGATCCGCCGCAATTTTCCCAGCCCGGCGGCTTCCATTCCGGGCCTGTCGATCTCGAAATTTTTCATTCCGACCCCCGGGCCGCCATCCACTATACGCTCGACGGCTCCCGCCCGACCCGCGAATCCCCGCGTTACGAGGAGCCGATCCGCCTGACCGACCGCAGCGACCAGCCTGATGTCTTTTCCACCATCCGCACCACGCCGATTACGCAAGGAGCGCGCAGATGGATGGAGCCGGCCGGCCCGGTCCGCAAAGCCAATGTGGTTCGGGCAAAGGCGTTCCGTGACGGCAGCCTGCCAACAGGACGCACCCAGACTTATTTCGTCTTCAGCGAAGGCGCCGATGCATATGACCTGCCCGTGGTTTCCCTGGCGACCGACAGCACTCATCTCTTCGATTACGATGAGGGAATCTATGTGCCCGGCGCGCAATATGTTGATGGTGACTATGGCACCGGGAACTACGTCGAACGCGGCATCGAATGGGAGCATCCGGCCAGTTTCGAGCTTTACGAAAAAGACGGCTCGCCCGGCCTGGAGCAGGACATCGGCATCCGCATTCACGGGGGATACACCCGCCGCTTCCCCCAGAAAAGCCTGCGGCTCTACGCCCGTGCAGGATATAACGAGAGCCGGTTCAACTACCGCATGTTCCGGGAGATGGATGACGACAGTTTCAACCGGTTCATTCTTCGCGCCTCGGGCAACGATTTCGGTTTCACCATGTTCATGGATGCCGCCGCCCAGTCGCTCATCCGCCATTTTAACGTCGACACCCAGGCCTACCGGCCGGTGATCGTTTTCATCAACGGGGAGTACTGGGGCATCCACAATGTGCGCGAGCGGTACGACCGCCGGTATCTGGAGCGGGTCTACGGCGCCGATCCCGACAACATCGACCTGCTGACCGGCCGGCAGACCGTCAAAGAAGGCGACCACATCCATTACAGTAACATGTTTGATTATATCGACCGGGAGGATCTGTCCGACCCCGCCCGCTTCGACTCGGTCAAAACCATGATGGACATCGACAATTTTCTGGATTACTACAGCGCCAAAATTTATTACGGAAACAACGACTGGCCGCATAACAACATCGATTTCTGGCGGGCAAGGGAGCCGTACAATCCCGGCGCTCCCAAAGGGCTGGACGGACGCTGGCGATGGCTGCTGTTTGATGTGGACCGGTCGCTCGGCTACTCCACACACTATACCTTCGACATGATCGAATGGGTCACCGCAGAAAAGAGTCCGGCAATCGATCAGGAATGGCCCAACGTACTGCTGCGCAACCTCCTGGAGAATGAGGACTTCCACATCCGGTTCATCAACCGCCTGTCCGATCATCTCAACACGGCCTTTTCCGAAGACCGGGTTCCCGAAGTGGTCGACAGCCTCCGGGCGCCGCTGGCATCCGTCATCGACGAACACATCCTGCGCTGGCAGAACCACGAGTCGCGTCACCGGTGGGACGGGCTGGTCGAAGATATGAGGGAGTACGGACGTCGGCGTCCGGCTTTCATGCGCCAACACATGAGCGATCATTTCGATATCGGCAGCGAAGCGGAGCTGACCGTGGATGTATCAGACGATTCCCGGGGATTTGTGCGCGTCAATACGACCGATATCCGGGGCGGCGGTTCAGCGGGCACACCCGGCGTTCCGGACGATCCCTACCCGTGGACGGGCATTTACTTCAGCAAAGTCCCGGTCACGCTCACGGCCGTTGCGTACGATGGCTACGAGTTTTCCCGGTGGTCGTGCGACGGCGGCCTGCCGGATGGTGTAAATCCCGATGAGGAAAAGATTTCGGTATTCGCAGATCCGGAAATCTCCTGTACCGCTCATTTCACACGGGCGGAAGTCAGGGAAGAAAAGGAGCTGGTGTATTACTGGCTGTTTACGGATGATCTTCCGAACAACACGCCGCTGAAGGTGCTGGAGCCGGCTTATGTGGACGATAATGCAGCGGAAAATGCATCGGAAAATAAACCCGCCATCCGTTATCAGCCGGCCATCGATCCCTATCCGCCCGAACCAGGTGTTACAGCAGGTATTCTGGACAGGGTCAATGATCCGTCCCCGGTCAATCTGGACAGCACGGTCATGGACGAACTGGGGTACAGCGGGGAGGACCTTCGCGGGATTCGCGCGCGCAATCCTTCACTGGTGGATGACCGGGAAAGTGCGCTGATACTGGAGCTGCCGACCACCGGTATCCATCGTCCCGTGCTTACCTTTGCCGCCATGCGGACCGGAAGCGGTCAGGAACAGATCAAAATTGAGTACAACACCGCACCCGGCGACACCGGCTGGACCAGCGAAGGGCTGGATCCATCCGTCTTCACCATGTACGAAACCTGGAAGAAGGTGACCATCCCGTTCGGGGAAATTGATCCGGACGGCAGTGGCTCCGGCCATGCAGAGGAACATTTTGACCATTCCGGCGGTCCCGCTGATACTGCCGGCAGCAATTCCGGATTTGCGGATGACAATCCCGGGTTCCGCGTGCGGATTCTGTTCCGCGGCGATGAGGATGTCCGGCGTGGCGTCAGCGGGAATGTACGCTTCAACAATTTCTCGCTGCATGAATCGGTTCAGCAGACCGGTCCCGGCAACGGAAATGGCG